Genomic window (Deltaproteobacteria bacterium):
AGCACCCTGCTTGTCGTGACCCACGAAATGGCCTTCGCAAGAGATGTGAGTACCGAGGTTTTCTTTATGCATGACGGACAGAACCTCGCCCACCATCTCAGGATCCAGAGCGGAAGTTGGCTCGTCGAAAAGCAGGATATCCGGATCCATGGCCAAGGCCCGGGCAATGGCCACCCGCTGTTTTTGGCCGCCGGAGAGCTGTCTTGGCTTAGCTTTGACAAAAGGAGTCATCCCAACCTTATCCAGGTAGCTCAGGGCTCGCTGGCGAGCCTCCTCCCTGGATCGCTTCAAGACCTTCATCTGGCCAACCATGCAATTGTCCAGAACCGTCATGTTGTTGAAAAGGTTGAATGACTGAAACACCATGCCTACCCGGGATCGATAGGGATTGATCTTGTTTTGTCTTGAGAGCACATTTTGCTGCCGGTAGAAAATCTCTCCCGAGCTGGGCGTTTCAAGCAAATTGATGCAGCGAAGCAAGGTCGACTTGCCCGAGCCCGATGCGCCGATGATGCTGATCACATCGTTCTTGTAGACGTCAAAATTGACACCGGTCAGCACCTTGTTCTTGCCGAAAGCTTTATTGAGCTCCCGGATCCTCAAGATAGGTTCATGGCGTGTTTGCAGTGACATGATATGCATCCTCCTAACGGGAGATTTTGGGGTGGCGGTGGGTGCCTGCCGTCATGACT
Coding sequences:
- a CDS encoding amino acid ABC transporter ATP-binding protein — translated: MSLQTRHEPILRIRELNKAFGKNKVLTGVNFDVYKNDVISIIGASGSGKSTLLRCINLLETPSSGEIFYRQQNVLSRQNKINPYRSRVGMVFQSFNLFNNMTVLDNCMVGQMKVLKRSREEARQRALSYLDKVGMTPFVKAKPRQLSGGQKQRVAIARALAMDPDILLFDEPTSALDPEMVGEVLSVMHKENLGTHISCEGHFVGHDKQGA